A part of Aegilops tauschii subsp. strangulata cultivar AL8/78 chromosome 2, Aet v6.0, whole genome shotgun sequence genomic DNA contains:
- the LOC109771050 gene encoding uncharacterized protein, translating into MGNCQAADAAAVVIQHPGDGKVERLHWPATAADVMRRNPGHYVALVVLHHVDSEPGPAVAGERGGARITKIKLLKPKDTLLLGQVYRLITSQEVTKAVQTRKQERMRGCDEAIEQQRPRLHRRRHLPRLTGDDAATAASGEQRQPADHQERKRLEKDRHHRSITAAPGRGRGRGGHWRPALQSITESSSSGHTDCEDTRK; encoded by the exons ATGGGGAACTGCCAGGCAGCGGACGCGGCGGCCGTGGTGATCCAGCACCCGGGCGACGGCAAGGTGGAGCGCCTCCACTGGCCGGCCACCGCGGCGGACGTCATGCGCAGGAACCCCGGCCACTACGTCGCCCTCGTCGTCCTGCATCACGTCGACTCCGAGcccggccccgccgtcgccggagaacGTGGAGGTGCCAGGATAACCAAGATCAAGCTCCTCAAGCCGAAGGACACGCTCCTCCTCGGCCAGGTCTACCGTCTCATCACCTCCCAAG AGGTGACCAAGGCCGTGCAGACGAGGAAGCAGGAGAGGATGCGCGGCTGCGACGAGGCCATCGAGCAGCAGCGGCCGCGGCTTCACCGGCGGCGGCACCTGCCGAGGCTGACGGGCGACGACGCGGCCACGGCCGCCAGCGGAGAACAGAGGCAGCCTGCCGACCATCAGGAACGGAAGCGGCTGGAGAAGGACCGGCACCACCGGAGCATCACCGCCGCCCCCGGCAGAGGCAGAGGCAGAGGCGGGCACTGGCGGCCGGCGCTGCAGAGCATCACAGAGTCGTCGTCGAGCGGACACACTGACTGCGAGGATACACGTAAATGA
- the LOC109771048 gene encoding uncharacterized protein produces the protein MAGSLMSGSFDPPAADPAGANPSRYPLRVLLDSTAYFADRDNATTVNGTTSTGHEFKVTFCLADPPAVSYFCVHFAGVSIQGCCTTEPRVVSSTYDLALLCFPIRTGSPSTDKDSHHLEYFVYKAASGGKSIIQRVPPSPPAYKHQWLSAVVPREGDNFLVADLSPGGDLGHYILRVFSLETKEWSTKHLQLQVPSDVLPRDLLSQTDKVISLGVSTVGWVDLWRGIVVCDVLQKDPLLRFVPLPKANVHSESQSSTRDVTGFPNGFINFIEIESCFRWGKFIQLRSFKTTAYLDFLDTILDTELLQHHEMDSLYNEIKTVPDGWKIRTCFRSIYWDHWRKGHTVHVDDISADPHHAMMLPHLWDSRTHKCRLNRLKTTPGYPTFSIYGIDFVYLMSEVGVNKKPWMLGVDIEKKSLDVIKPYCASRAPCSDQTFKNTFISCAFSAYLNAAPSPRPYDEEVSAESAHSGAMDDHLPSGNTVPKDVQTQQNTSNGDDSGKYHPPTHFSHPV, from the exons ATGGCGGGATCTTTGATGTCCGGCTCCTTCGACCCCCCCGCCGCCGATCCCGCCGGCGCCAACCCCTCCCGCTACCCCTTGCGGGTCCTCCTCGACAGCACAGCCTACTTCGCCGACCGCGACAACGCCACCACCGTGAATGGCACGACGAGCACGGGCCACGAATTCAAGGTGACCTTCTGCCTCGCTGACCCGCCTGCCGTCTCTTACTTCTGCGTCCACTTTGCCGGAGTCAGCATACAAGGGTGTTGCACCACGGAGCCCCGCGTCGTCTCCTCCACCTATGACCTCGCCCTCCTCTGCTTCCCCATCAGAACCGGCTCACCTAGCACAGACAAAGACTCCCATCACCTCGAGTACTTTGTCTACAAGGCTGCATCCGGCGGCAAGAGCATCATCCAAAGGGTCCCTCCTTCTCCTCCAGCATACAAGCACCAGTGGCTCTCGGCAGTCGTGCCACGCGAGGGCGACAATTTCTTGGTCGCTGATCTTTCCCCGGGTGGGGACCTTGGGCACTACATCCTGCGCGTCTTCTCGTTGGAGACGAAAGAGTGGAGCACCAAACACCTACAGCTGCAGGTGCCCTCGGATGTCCTGCCACGGGACCTGCTAAGCCAAACCGACAAGGTGATCTCTCTCGGAGTAAGCACTGTTGGATGGGTCGACCTCTGGCGTGGCATCGTAGTCTGTGATGTGCTTCAGAAGGATCCTCTTCTCCGCTTCGTCCCGCTGCCCAAGGCCAATGTGCACTCTGAAAGCCAATCATCAACGCGGGATGTCACCGGCTTCCCCAATGGTTTCATCAACTTCATTGAGATCGAAAGTTGTTTCAGATGGGGTAAGTTTATCCAGCTGAGGAGTTTCAAGACTACTGCATATCTTGACTTCCTAGATACCATCCTTGATACCGAGCTCCTCCAGCATCATGAAATGGACTCTCTGTATAATGAAATTAAGACTGTACCTGATGGCTGGAAGATCCGAACATGCTTTAGGAGCATTTATTGGGACCATTGGAGAAAGGGGCACACTGTCCATGTTGATGACATATCAGCCGACCCACATCATGCTATGATGCTACCTCACCTGTGGGATAGTAGAACTCATAAATGCAGATTGAATAGACTGAAGACTACACCAGGCTACCCGACCTTCAGCATTTATGGTATTGATTTTGTCTACCTCATGTCTGAAGTGGGTGTTAACAAGAAGCCATGGATGCTTGGTGTAGATATTGAAAAGAAGTCTCTGGATGTTATCAAACCATATTGTGCCTCAAGAGCACCTTGTTCCGATCAGACCTTCAAGAACACCTTCATTTCCTGTGCATTCTCTGCATATCTGAATGCTGCTCCAAGTCCAAG GCCATATGATGAGGAAGTTTCAGCAGAGTCTGCTCACAGCGGTGCAATGGATGATCATCTTCCGTCGGGCAATACTGTTCCAAAAGATGTG CAAACCCAGCAAAACACGTCGAATGGGGATGACTCTGGCAAGTATCATCCGCCAACCCACTTCAGCCACCCAGTTTGA